One stretch of Pedobacter riviphilus DNA includes these proteins:
- a CDS encoding ABC transporter ATP-binding protein, whose product MESILNIRNVSKIYQSAGRELTVLDNINFSIGAGSTVAITGPSGSGKTTLLGLCAGLDRASSGTVELNGIALEKLNEDERAAIRNQYVGFIFQNFQLLPTLTALENVMVPLELRGAKNIRAHALELLDKVGLADRSHHYPVQLSGGEQQRVSLARAFSNQPAILFADEPTGNLDAETSEKVIKLLFDLNKDAGTTLIIVTHDLELAARTARSIKIKGGVIISDENPTYA is encoded by the coding sequence TTGGAAAGCATATTGAACATCCGAAATGTAAGCAAAATTTACCAAAGTGCCGGACGGGAACTCACCGTTTTGGATAACATTAATTTTTCGATAGGAGCTGGCTCAACTGTGGCCATAACAGGTCCTTCGGGAAGCGGAAAAACAACCTTACTTGGTTTATGTGCCGGATTGGACAGGGCCAGTAGCGGAACGGTTGAACTGAATGGTATTGCCTTAGAGAAATTGAATGAAGATGAAAGAGCAGCAATCAGAAATCAATATGTGGGTTTCATTTTTCAGAACTTTCAACTGTTGCCCACTTTAACTGCACTCGAAAATGTAATGGTACCTTTAGAATTAAGGGGAGCAAAAAACATCCGTGCCCATGCATTAGAGCTGCTGGATAAAGTTGGCCTTGCCGACCGTTCGCATCACTATCCAGTACAACTATCAGGTGGCGAACAGCAACGCGTTTCACTGGCAAGGGCATTTTCGAATCAACCGGCAATTCTTTTTGCAGATGAACCTACCGGAAACCTTGATGCAGAAACCAGCGAAAAAGTGATCAAATTGCTTTTTGATTTAAACAAAGATGCCGGAACCACATTGATTATTGTAACACACGATCTTGAATTGGCTGCCAGAACAGCTAGGAGCATTAAAATTAAAGGCGGCGTAATCATTTCAGACGAAAACCCTACTTATGCCTAA
- a CDS encoding arylesterase, translated as MGLFVLSLVLLSCGNRENKSNTDKTLDSTDQKTATVPTEQKNILFFGTSLTAGYGLDPTEAYPALIQNRIDSLQMPYKVINGGLSGETSAGGKGRIDWLLKQRVDIFVLELGANDGLRGLSVSQTVKNLQAIIDRVKAKYPDAKMVLAGMQVPPNMGAKYAADFKNMFPDLAKKNRMALIPFLLDKVGGVPRLNQADGIHPTAEGDKILAENVWVVLKDLL; from the coding sequence ATGGGACTATTTGTTTTGAGCCTTGTACTACTGAGCTGCGGAAACCGCGAAAATAAAAGCAATACCGATAAAACTTTAGATTCGACTGACCAAAAAACGGCTACCGTACCTACTGAGCAAAAGAATATCCTCTTTTTTGGTACCAGTTTAACCGCAGGTTACGGACTCGATCCAACGGAAGCTTACCCGGCATTGATCCAAAATCGGATCGATTCTTTACAAATGCCTTACAAAGTAATTAATGGTGGTTTAAGCGGCGAAACTTCTGCTGGCGGAAAAGGGCGGATTGATTGGCTGCTTAAACAGCGCGTGGATATTTTTGTACTTGAACTTGGTGCTAATGATGGATTGCGTGGGTTGTCTGTGTCGCAAACGGTTAAAAACCTTCAGGCGATTATTGATCGGGTAAAGGCTAAATACCCTGATGCTAAAATGGTATTGGCTGGTATGCAGGTTCCGCCCAATATGGGCGCAAAATATGCTGCCGATTTTAAAAATATGTTTCCTGATCTGGCAAAGAAAAACCGAATGGCCCTGATCCCTTTTTTATTGGATAAGGTTGGTGGTGTTCCCAGGTTGAACCAAGCCGATGGTATACACCCAACTGCCGAAGGAGATAAGATCCTGGCTGAAAACGTTTGGGTTGTGCTGAAGGATTTGTTGTAA